The genome window CCCGTCAGCACCCTGACCTGGCAGGCGTACCGTAACGAGGATGCCTCCAGACAGTTCCGCACGTCCCGCGCGCAGTCTCGCCGATGACCTACGCCGTCGCGACGATGGGGCTCTGGCGGAGTTGGTGCGCTCCCGTCCGGACATCGCCGAACCCGTCCCCGTGAGCATCGCGGAGTTGGCTGCGCGGGCTTCTGGTGCCCCGTCCGTTCGACGAGCCGTCGATGCGTTGGATCGCGACGCGCTTGAGGTACTGGCAATCCTGGCCGCACAGCAGCAGCCAGCGCGGGCAAGTGCGAATGACGCCCTGGGTGGCTCGCCGGAACGATTGGCCAAGGTGCTCGAGCGGCTGTGGGCGCTCGCGCTGGTGTGGGGCCCACCGACGGTGCGGCTTGACACCCCCGTTCACGTGACATCGACCGCGCGCGAGGCAGTACCCGCCGCCGTCGGATCGATCGAACTGCGAGACGCCGATATCGAGCCGTCGCAGGTTCTCGATCCGCACAATGTCGACCAGTTGGGCGCAACGCACGCGCTCGCGGCCAACGCGACGGTGGCAGCACTGTGCGATGAATGGTCGACTCGGCCCGCCCTTGCCCTCAAGGCAGGGGGGTTGGGTGTTCGCGAACTCGCATCCACAGCGGTCGCACTGCGAACCGACGAGCCGACGGCCGCCTTCTGGGTTGAGCTCGCGGCTGCCGCAGGGCTGGTGGCAGGACACGAGGCGCAAGAGCGGGGTAGCTCCGCGTCGCTGCGGTACGTGCCAACGCACGCTTTTGATACCTGGACGGCCACCGACCTCGCCGAGCAGTGGTCCGTGCTGGCTTCAGCTTGGCTGGCCGGGGAGCGCGACGCCGACGCGGTCGGAGGAACCGGTGCCGATGGCACTCGCTTGGCCGCCCTCGGCGCTGACCTCGGACTGCCTGGACTGCCCACCTTGCGGCGAGCAGTGCTTCGTTCTCTCGACGAGATGGCACCGGGGGAGGCGCTGAGCATCGAGTCGCTGTGCGAGCAGCTGGAAGCGCGATTGCCTCGGGCCCGGATTGACGTCCGCAACCGCGTTGTCCGCAGCACGATTCGCGAGGCCGAGCAACTCGGGGTTGTTGCGCGCAATGCGATTACGGGAATGGGTCGATCCTTACTGCACGAGAATAACCTCACGGCGATCGCCAACACCGCGCGAGCGATCATGCCACCAGCGACCGAGGAGTTCCTGGCGCAAGCTGACTTGACGTTGGTCGTTCCTGGGCCGCCAAGTCCAACTTTGCGTTCGTTGCTCAATCTCGTGGCCGATCTGGAATCAAGTGGCGGTGCGGCAGTCTTTCGCGTCACCCCCAGCAGCGTGAGCCGGATCCTGGATACCGGTCGAAGTCCCGCCGAAATCATCGAGGAGTTGACCAAACGCAGCGTGACGCCG of Candidatus Nanopelagicales bacterium contains these proteins:
- a CDS encoding helicase-associated domain-containing protein — its product is MPPDSSARPARSLADDLRRRDDGALAELVRSRPDIAEPVPVSIAELAARASGAPSVRRAVDALDRDALEVLAILAAQQQPARASANDALGGSPERLAKVLERLWALALVWGPPTVRLDTPVHVTSTAREAVPAAVGSIELRDADIEPSQVLDPHNVDQLGATHALAANATVAALCDEWSTRPALALKAGGLGVRELASTAVALRTDEPTAAFWVELAAAAGLVAGHEAQERGSSASLRYVPTHAFDTWTATDLAEQWSVLASAWLAGERDADAVGGTGADGTRLAALGADLGLPGLPTLRRAVLRSLDEMAPGEALSIESLCEQLEARLPRARIDVRNRVVRSTIREAEQLGVVARNAITGMGRSLLHENNLTAIANTARAIMPPATEEFLAQADLTLVVPGPPSPTLRSLLNLVADLESSGGAAVFRVTPSSVSRILDTGRSPAEIIEELTKRSVTPLPQPMEYLINDVARRHGSVRIGAVNSYLRSDDEALIAAMLSHPQATALGLVRVAPTVVVSRSRGEALVELARELGHAPVAEGIDGSTAVMPLLAHRAPTPTTATAGQTGFDEVFVHALVRALRRAEADSQSPVPVANSGEPVPRLSIAQSATILREAHLSGDPVWLGYADNAGSITRRLVDIVAIDAGAVSAFDHNSGRIRTLAVSRITGVERASDSDKEALG